Proteins from one Paraburkholderia sp. BL10I2N1 genomic window:
- the flhA gene encoding flagellar biosynthesis protein FlhA, protein MNARVGFLSRRPEALSGTNLRALAGPVLICMILGMMILPLPPFLLDLLFTFNIALSVMVLLVSMYTMKPLDFAAFPSVLLFSTLLRLSLNVASTRIVLLEGHTGPDAAGQVIESFGHFLVGGNFAVGIVVFIILMVINFMVITKGAGRIAEVSARFTLDAMPGKQMAIDADLNAGLINEEQARKRRFEIAQEAEFYGSMDGASKFVRGDAIAGLLIMVINIIGGLIVGMVQHNMDFAAAGKNYTLLTIGDGLVAQIPSLVISTAAGVIVSRVATNEDIGTQLTGQLFANPRVLLITGSILVLMGLIPGMPHFAFLVLGGGAIQWGRVMKKRAAQSRTAAALVDVAPAALTPAETTEASWDDVTMIDTLGLEVGYRLIPLVDKNSDGELLKRIKSIRKKFAQEIGFLPPVIHIRDNLELRPNGYRIALKGVEVGVGEAYPGQWLAINPGQVTAALPGTPTQDPAFGLPAVWIDTNLREQAQVYGYTVVDSSTVVATHLNHLVVTHASELLGRQEVQSLVERMQKSTPSLVDDLVPKTVSLTTLQKVLQNLLEEGVPIRDMRTILEALSESAPKVPDAHDLTALVRLALGRAITQQWFPGTGDMQVMGLDANLERVLSQALSTGANPGLEPGLANTLLTETQKAMTRQQNLGLAPVMLVQHALRPMLARFLRRSLPQLKVLSYAEVPDTRHVRVVNVIGA, encoded by the coding sequence ATGAACGCACGCGTGGGGTTTCTCTCCCGACGACCTGAGGCTCTGAGCGGCACCAACCTGCGCGCGCTCGCCGGTCCGGTGCTGATCTGCATGATCCTCGGCATGATGATCCTGCCGTTGCCGCCGTTCCTGCTGGATCTGCTGTTCACGTTCAACATCGCGCTGTCGGTGATGGTGCTGCTCGTCAGCATGTACACGATGAAGCCGCTCGACTTCGCGGCCTTCCCGAGCGTGCTGCTGTTTTCCACCTTGCTGCGCCTGTCGCTGAACGTCGCCTCGACCCGTATCGTGCTGCTCGAAGGCCATACCGGCCCGGACGCTGCGGGCCAGGTGATCGAGTCGTTCGGTCATTTCCTCGTGGGCGGCAACTTCGCGGTCGGTATCGTCGTCTTCATCATCCTGATGGTGATCAACTTCATGGTGATCACGAAGGGTGCGGGCCGGATCGCCGAAGTGTCCGCGCGCTTCACGCTCGACGCGATGCCCGGCAAGCAGATGGCGATCGACGCAGACCTGAATGCCGGTCTCATCAACGAGGAACAGGCGCGCAAGCGCCGCTTCGAAATCGCGCAGGAAGCCGAGTTCTACGGGTCGATGGACGGTGCGAGCAAGTTCGTGCGCGGCGATGCGATAGCGGGCCTGCTCATCATGGTGATCAACATCATCGGTGGCCTGATCGTCGGGATGGTGCAGCACAACATGGATTTCGCGGCCGCCGGCAAGAACTACACGCTGCTGACCATCGGTGACGGTCTCGTCGCGCAGATCCCGTCGCTCGTGATTTCGACGGCGGCGGGTGTGATTGTGTCGCGCGTGGCGACCAACGAAGACATCGGCACGCAACTGACTGGCCAGCTTTTCGCCAATCCGCGCGTGCTGCTGATCACCGGCAGCATTCTGGTCCTGATGGGTCTGATCCCGGGCATGCCGCACTTTGCGTTCCTGGTGCTGGGCGGCGGCGCGATCCAGTGGGGCCGCGTGATGAAAAAGCGTGCGGCGCAAAGCAGGACGGCCGCGGCACTCGTCGACGTCGCACCGGCGGCGCTTACGCCGGCCGAAACCACAGAGGCCAGCTGGGACGACGTGACGATGATCGACACGCTCGGTCTCGAAGTGGGCTACCGCCTGATTCCGCTCGTCGACAAGAACTCCGACGGTGAACTGCTCAAGCGTATCAAGAGCATCCGCAAGAAGTTCGCGCAGGAAATCGGCTTTTTGCCGCCGGTCATCCATATTCGCGACAACCTGGAGCTGCGGCCTAATGGTTACCGGATCGCGCTGAAGGGCGTCGAAGTGGGAGTCGGCGAAGCGTATCCGGGGCAGTGGCTCGCCATCAATCCGGGCCAGGTGACGGCCGCGCTGCCGGGCACGCCGACCCAGGATCCGGCGTTCGGCCTGCCGGCGGTCTGGATCGATACGAACCTGCGGGAACAGGCGCAGGTGTACGGCTACACGGTGGTCGATTCGAGCACGGTGGTGGCGACGCACCTGAATCACCTGGTCGTGACGCACGCGTCGGAACTGCTTGGCCGCCAGGAGGTGCAGTCGCTTGTCGAGCGGATGCAGAAATCCACGCCGTCGCTCGTTGACGACCTGGTGCCGAAGACGGTGTCGCTCACGACGCTGCAAAAGGTGCTGCAGAACCTGCTTGAAGAAGGCGTGCCGATCCGCGACATGCGCACGATTCTCGAAGCGCTCTCCGAATCCGCCCCGAAGGTCCCCGATGCGCACGATCTCACGGCGTTGGTGCGTCTCGCACTCGGCCGCGCGATCACGCAGCAGTGGTTCCCGGGCACCGGCGACATGCAGGTGATGGGACTCGACGCGAATCTCGAGCGCGTGCTGTCGCAGGCGCTCTCCACGGGCGCCAATCCCGGCCTCGAACCGGGCCTCGCGAACACGCTGCTCACGGAAACGCAGAAAGCGATGACGCGTCAGCAGAACCTTGGCCTCGCGCCGGTGATGCTCGTCCAGCACGCGCTGCGTCCTATGCTCGCGCGCTTCCTGCGCCGCAGCCTGCCGCAGTTGAAAGTGCTCTCGTACGCGGAAGTACCCGACACGCGGCATGTTCGCGTTGTCAACGTGATCGGCGCCTGA
- the flhB gene encoding flagellar biosynthesis protein FlhB — MTEDSDLEKTESATPRRLDKAREEGQVARSRELSTFALLAAGFYGVWGLSGTIGYHMQTMLRTAFTFDHTTVFETRRMLIGAGVAGREGLSALWPILALTGAAALLAPLALGGWLISTKSLGPNFSRLDPVAGLGRMFSINGPIQLGLSVAKTLVVGVIGATAIWQRRDEILALATQPLLAALSNAFHLIAVCCGMTVAGMFLVAALDVPYQIWTFHKKLRMTKEDVKREHRENEGDPQVKGRIRQQQRAMARRRMMREVPKADVVVTNPTHFAVALQYTDGEMRAPKVIAKGVNLVAARIRELAAEHNVPLLEAPPLARALYHNVELDKEIPGPLYGAVAEVLAWVYQLRRFREDGGEKPVAPTELDVPADLDKGGVPDEEADEEAADALGDDDEGKGASA, encoded by the coding sequence TTGACAGAGGATAGCGACCTCGAAAAAACCGAATCAGCCACTCCCAGGCGCCTCGACAAGGCGCGGGAAGAGGGGCAGGTTGCGCGTTCGAGGGAGCTATCGACCTTCGCGCTCCTCGCCGCGGGTTTTTACGGCGTCTGGGGTCTGTCCGGCACGATCGGCTATCACATGCAGACGATGCTGCGCACTGCGTTCACGTTCGACCATACGACCGTGTTCGAGACGCGCCGGATGCTGATCGGCGCCGGCGTGGCGGGCCGCGAAGGGCTGTCTGCCCTGTGGCCGATCCTCGCCCTGACCGGCGCCGCGGCGTTGCTCGCGCCGCTGGCGCTGGGCGGCTGGCTGATCTCCACGAAGTCGCTGGGGCCGAACTTCAGCCGGCTGGACCCGGTTGCCGGACTCGGCCGTATGTTTTCGATCAACGGCCCGATCCAGCTCGGCCTGTCGGTGGCGAAGACGCTGGTTGTCGGCGTCATTGGCGCGACGGCGATCTGGCAGCGTCGCGACGAGATCCTTGCGCTTGCCACCCAGCCCCTGCTGGCGGCACTGTCCAACGCGTTCCATCTGATCGCGGTCTGCTGCGGCATGACGGTGGCAGGCATGTTCCTCGTCGCAGCGCTCGATGTGCCGTACCAGATCTGGACGTTCCACAAGAAGTTGCGCATGACCAAGGAAGATGTGAAACGCGAACATCGCGAAAACGAAGGCGATCCGCAGGTCAAAGGCCGTATCCGCCAGCAGCAGCGTGCGATGGCGCGGCGCCGGATGATGCGTGAGGTGCCGAAGGCGGACGTCGTGGTGACCAATCCGACTCACTTTGCTGTCGCGCTGCAGTACACGGACGGCGAGATGCGAGCGCCGAAGGTCATCGCGAAGGGCGTCAACCTCGTCGCGGCACGCATTCGCGAACTCGCCGCCGAACACAACGTGCCGCTGCTCGAAGCGCCGCCGCTCGCCCGCGCGCTCTATCACAACGTGGAACTCGACAAGGAGATCCCGGGGCCGCTGTACGGCGCAGTCGCCGAGGTGCTCGCCTGGGTTTATCAGTTGCGCCGCTTCAGGGAAGACGGCGGCGAAAAACCTGTTGCACCGACAGAACTCGATGTCCCCGCCGACCTCGACAAGGGCGGCGTGCCGGACGAAGAAGCAGATGAGGAAGCCGCCGACGCGCTCGGCGATGACGACGAAGGCAAGGGAGCCTCAGCATGA